The following proteins are encoded in a genomic region of Bacillus sp. FJAT-22090:
- a CDS encoding SpoIVB peptidase S55 domain-containing protein: protein MKPSYRIWSLITILFFTLFFAVNSTFAQNTTSSVVPLGQSIQIDLQYGAVVLGNDVLLTDDYWLRTGDAIKQVNSENVRTMEDVKTHIKDKEQITIHYERNKKMYTKEITSDQILKLLPFLKDATEGIGTLTYFDLETNEFGALGHQIVDHPSGLTPSFSEGSIYLSSILQIKKSIPGKPGYKITSHQNNTSPIGGVNENNVYGIFGKLEKNAIENIPMQEVEVADKEAITTGKAIMRTSIDGEKVQDFSIEITTVEDYLFQFTVIDKTLIEKTGGILQGMSGSPIIQQDKLIGVVTHMYVDKPKNGAALSIKEMMKKNP, encoded by the coding sequence ATGAAGCCAAGCTATCGTATATGGTCGCTAATTACAATACTTTTCTTTACTTTATTCTTTGCAGTCAACTCCACTTTTGCACAAAATACTACTTCCTCAGTTGTCCCATTAGGACAATCCATTCAAATTGACCTACAGTACGGAGCTGTGGTACTTGGCAATGATGTCTTACTAACCGATGATTATTGGTTGCGAACAGGTGACGCAATTAAACAGGTCAATTCCGAAAATGTTCGAACGATGGAAGACGTTAAAACCCATATAAAAGATAAAGAACAAATCACTATTCATTATGAGCGAAATAAAAAAATGTATACAAAAGAAATCACTTCTGACCAAATACTGAAACTTCTTCCATTTTTGAAAGATGCTACAGAAGGAATCGGTACATTAACGTATTTTGATTTGGAAACGAATGAATTTGGTGCCTTAGGACATCAAATTGTGGATCATCCATCCGGTTTAACACCAAGTTTTTCGGAAGGCTCGATATACTTGTCTTCCATACTTCAAATAAAGAAAAGTATTCCAGGTAAGCCAGGATACAAAATTACCTCACATCAAAATAACACTTCTCCCATCGGAGGAGTAAATGAAAACAATGTGTACGGTATTTTTGGAAAACTTGAAAAAAATGCGATTGAAAATATTCCGATGCAAGAAGTAGAAGTAGCTGACAAGGAAGCAATAACGACAGGTAAAGCAATTATGCGAACTTCAATCGATGGCGAAAAAGTACAGGACTTTTCAATAGAAATTACAACTGTTGAGGATTATCTTTTTCAGTTTACAGTAATTGATAAAACGCTCATAGAAAAAACAGGAGGAATTCTCCAAGGCATGAGTGGAAGTCCTATTATACAGCAAGATAAGCTAATCGGTGTTGTCACGCATATGTATGTAGATAAACCAAAAAACGGTGCAGCTTTGTCCATAAAAGAAATGATGAAAAAAAATCCATGA
- the spo0A gene encoding sporulation transcription factor Spo0A, whose protein sequence is MEKIKIVIVDDNKDLIRTMDSYFDKHSEIEVVGTAVNGKLCLELLETVEPDVLLLDIIMPHLDGIAVLDSLQKNDKINNLQVIMLTAFGQEDVMKQAAELGASYFMLKPFEFDRLVTQIKQVAGRKESIQEVPAKANPEREAMQNKRVIDNIITNVIKEIGVPAHIKGYSYLREAIQMVYTDIELLGSITKVLYPEIAKKFQTTPSRVERAIRHAIEVAWNRGNYETISKMFGYTVHHLKSKPTNSEFIAMIADKIRMENMAS, encoded by the coding sequence ATGGAAAAAATAAAAATTGTAATAGTGGATGACAATAAAGATTTAATTCGGACAATGGATTCATATTTTGACAAACATTCGGAAATAGAAGTAGTTGGTACAGCTGTCAATGGGAAACTTTGTTTAGAATTACTCGAAACAGTTGAACCTGACGTACTACTATTAGATATAATAATGCCTCATTTAGATGGTATTGCTGTATTGGATAGTTTGCAAAAAAATGACAAAATCAATAATCTTCAAGTCATTATGTTAACTGCCTTTGGTCAAGAGGATGTAATGAAACAAGCAGCTGAACTTGGAGCATCTTATTTTATGCTGAAGCCTTTTGAATTTGACCGTTTAGTTACTCAGATCAAACAAGTGGCTGGTAGAAAAGAAAGCATACAAGAAGTACCAGCAAAAGCAAATCCGGAAAGAGAAGCAATGCAAAATAAACGAGTTATTGACAACATCATCACAAATGTTATAAAAGAAATTGGTGTTCCTGCACATATAAAAGGTTATTCATATTTAAGAGAGGCAATTCAAATGGTATACACGGATATTGAGTTACTTGGTTCTATTACAAAAGTTCTTTATCCAGAAATCGCGAAAAAGTTCCAAACAACGCCATCTCGTGTAGAAAGAGCGATTCGTCATGCCATCGAAGTAGCATGGAACCGCGGAAATTACGAAACTATTTCTAAAATGTTTGGTTATACGGTACATCATCTGAAAAGCAAGCCAACTAATAGCGAATTCATCGCAATGATTGCAGACAAGATTCGTATGGAGAATATGGCTAGCTGA
- a CDS encoding DUF342 domain-containing protein, with the protein MIIEETDEIILSEENGRVFIEIKNNSFNLKKFDQMTRKYARLRISNFMALKKAVDKKSLEQIEIGSWIDSVELEISPDKMQALVTIYESQSYIQEHTQEIQTIIHKLLADHQIIYGQVPIDFQKVMTGKPYIVATGLHPKKGADAQITYLQQAEKKPEIKEDGKADYFDMNFLVEIKEGSWLGEKIPPRKGIDGINIFGQEIAASMGEDLPLKYDPQTAYEVEEIGKTVLRSKTNGVIGEVNGALTVQKHLVIDGDVGLETGNLKFDGSIQVKGTVMPGYSIVASGDISIEAKDGVNAAELIKSTEGDVFIKGGIFGKDVTKVEAFRNIFIKHANECSLEAKENVHIGLYSLGSTVFGNEIILDDRKGKIIGGKAIAINSITTAYSGNNLERKTELIVQGIDRKILTENAKIKAEELMKLQNESTKLNATVSQLHQFKDTMSKEQIAVYEQTKQKYNVLQANMKDLDIEIQRILKMLRQTTDYYINITKEASPGTIIQISNKSSLLTKSTKGKFKLENGELNV; encoded by the coding sequence ATGATAATAGAAGAAACGGATGAAATTATTCTTTCAGAAGAAAATGGAAGGGTTTTCATCGAGATAAAAAATAATAGTTTTAATTTGAAAAAGTTTGATCAAATGACTCGTAAATATGCTCGATTAAGAATTTCAAATTTTATGGCCTTAAAAAAAGCAGTTGATAAAAAGTCACTCGAACAGATAGAAATTGGTAGTTGGATTGATAGTGTTGAACTGGAAATAAGTCCTGATAAAATGCAAGCATTGGTAACAATTTATGAATCCCAAAGTTATATTCAAGAGCATACACAAGAAATTCAAACGATAATTCATAAACTTCTAGCTGATCATCAAATTATTTATGGACAAGTACCAATTGATTTTCAAAAAGTTATGACAGGAAAACCCTACATAGTTGCAACAGGCTTGCACCCAAAAAAAGGTGCAGATGCGCAAATAACATACTTACAACAGGCAGAAAAGAAACCTGAAATAAAGGAAGACGGAAAAGCAGATTACTTTGATATGAACTTTTTAGTCGAAATAAAAGAAGGATCATGGCTAGGAGAAAAAATTCCACCACGTAAAGGTATAGATGGTATAAATATATTTGGACAAGAAATAGCTGCGAGTATGGGTGAAGATCTACCATTAAAATATGATCCGCAAACTGCATATGAAGTCGAAGAAATTGGGAAGACCGTTTTGCGTTCCAAAACAAATGGAGTAATTGGAGAAGTAAATGGAGCACTCACCGTTCAGAAGCATCTAGTTATTGATGGAGATGTCGGTTTAGAAACCGGAAACTTAAAATTTGATGGTTCGATTCAGGTGAAAGGAACTGTGATGCCGGGTTATTCGATTGTCGCTTCCGGAGACATTTCTATTGAAGCAAAAGATGGGGTAAATGCCGCAGAGCTTATTAAGTCTACTGAAGGTGATGTCTTTATCAAAGGTGGTATTTTTGGAAAAGATGTCACGAAAGTAGAGGCATTTAGAAATATATTCATCAAACATGCAAATGAATGTTCTTTAGAAGCAAAGGAAAACGTTCATATTGGACTTTATAGTTTAGGTTCCACTGTTTTCGGGAATGAAATTATTTTAGACGATAGAAAAGGCAAAATCATTGGTGGAAAAGCAATTGCTATTAATTCCATCACTACTGCATACTCAGGAAACAATTTGGAGAGAAAAACGGAACTTATTGTGCAAGGGATAGATCGAAAAATATTAACAGAAAATGCAAAGATAAAAGCAGAAGAGTTAATGAAGCTACAAAATGAGTCCACAAAATTAAATGCTACCGTTAGTCAGCTACACCAATTTAAAGATACAATGTCTAAAGAGCAAATTGCTGTCTATGAACAGACAAAACAAAAGTACAATGTGTTGCAAGCAAATATGAAGGATTTGGATATAGAGATTCAGCGTATATTGAAGATGCTTCGTCAAACAACTGACTATTATATTAATATTACAAAAGAAGCAAGTCCAGGTACTATTATTCAAATTAGCAATAAGTCATCGTTATTAACAAAATCAACAAAAGGTAAATTTAAGCTTGAAAATGGGGAATTAAATGTATAA
- a CDS encoding glycerophosphodiester phosphodiesterase: MYNIPVYAHRGVSNKSVENSLNAFKKAVDVRVDGIELDLQLSADGVAFVTHDIDFFRLAGNKRRITDMLAEEVLQLKLGSSFFRKFFGSRVLTFDQFLQFIIPTGMKLNIELKESFLGKSEKIREVVEKSMAVNDVHFSSFEFSILETIHAMNLDVQTAFIGKKNSDWDYVLSIKKFNAIHLNKKFYGTKLMNTIWNEGYPMRFYNIKGNEKYLQNPYECVIGWITDYPEKVLNIQKRR; this comes from the coding sequence ATGTATAACATACCGGTTTATGCGCATAGAGGTGTTTCCAATAAATCAGTAGAAAATTCTTTGAATGCTTTTAAAAAAGCTGTAGATGTTCGTGTAGATGGCATTGAGTTAGATTTGCAATTATCTGCTGACGGCGTTGCATTTGTTACGCATGATATCGATTTTTTCCGTTTAGCTGGCAATAAACGAAGAATTACGGACATGCTTGCAGAAGAGGTTTTACAACTGAAACTAGGAAGTAGTTTTTTTCGAAAGTTTTTCGGAAGTAGAGTCTTAACCTTTGATCAATTCCTACAATTTATCATTCCGACAGGCATGAAGCTTAATATTGAATTGAAAGAATCCTTTCTAGGAAAAAGTGAAAAGATTCGTGAAGTTGTCGAAAAGAGCATGGCAGTAAATGATGTTCATTTTTCATCTTTTGAATTTAGTATTTTAGAAACGATACACGCTATGAATTTAGATGTGCAAACTGCTTTTATTGGGAAAAAAAATTCTGATTGGGATTATGTCCTTTCTATAAAAAAGTTTAACGCAATTCATTTGAACAAAAAGTTCTATGGAACTAAGTTGATGAACACCATTTGGAATGAAGGTTATCCTATGCGGTTTTACAATATAAAAGGAAATGAAAAATACCTACAAAATCCATATGAATGTGTTATTGGTTGGATTACTGACTATCCAGAAAAAGTATTAAACATACAAAAAAGACGATGA
- a CDS encoding DUF2627 domain-containing protein, with translation MARLAALIVLLIPGILAAFGIKLMRDTFFGIHILPFGALWFQFICGIVFTVLGLGFFAGFLLNRDRKNGKVAPRFEKKKD, from the coding sequence TTGGCTCGTTTAGCTGCTTTGATCGTATTATTGATTCCTGGAATTTTAGCTGCATTTGGGATTAAATTAATGAGAGATACCTTTTTCGGAATACATATTCTCCCTTTTGGTGCTTTATGGTTTCAATTTATTTGCGGAATAGTTTTTACTGTTTTAGGTCTTGGTTTCTTCGCAGGCTTTTTGTTGAACAGAGATCGAAAAAATGGAAAAGTAGCTCCTCGCTTTGAGAAGAAGAAGGACTAG
- a CDS encoding sigma-54-dependent Fis family transcriptional regulator, with amino-acid sequence MQNILIVGAGKGGYALLKLFEEADYLQVKAVVDIDENALGMQYAKKQQIPTYTDWKDLIKGDIQIIIDVTGKKEVFLELLADRPATAVLIPGEIANLIVTLLEEKNKFIQILDNKNTIQELIFNSVEEGMIGIDENGIVNFFNKSASKMTNVSIEDAIGEHIYNVISQSELPRVFDTGQTELNKELILESGTKIVTSRYPMINEEGQKIGAFAVFKDITEVVQLAEEITNLTEIQTMLEAIIQSSDDAISVVDEDGKGILINPAYSRITGLKEEEVIGKPATADISEGESIHLKVLQTRKPIRGVNIRVGKEKKDVIVNVAPIVVNDRLKGSVGVIHDMTEMRSLMKELDQARTLIRNLEFSFSFEDIVGKSEIIQFAVNQAKLAASVPVTVLLRGEVGSGKELFAHAIHSASNRKFKQFIRVNCSSQEEHLLERELFGYDDGEVSYPGLFDEANMGTIFLDEVGELTIRTQAKLLRVLRENAIVRVGGTTPIPVDVRIIAASYFNLEKLMRESTFREDFYFQLSRMPIHVPSLRERKQDLPDIADHLLVKLNKEFGRNIEGFTKSAMESLLLYDWPGNIRELENVISRAMIFLEAQDRIIEEHHLPKSILSISDDAQDEVQIGTLAEQMDVMEKKVLLNALRVCGGNKSQTAKKLNISLRTLYYKLEKYNLD; translated from the coding sequence TTGCAAAACATATTAATCGTTGGAGCAGGTAAAGGCGGATATGCACTTTTGAAGTTATTTGAAGAGGCAGACTACCTTCAAGTGAAAGCAGTAGTTGATATTGACGAAAATGCTCTTGGCATGCAATATGCAAAAAAACAGCAAATTCCTACATATACCGATTGGAAGGATCTTATAAAAGGTGATATCCAAATAATTATTGACGTCACTGGAAAAAAAGAAGTTTTTTTAGAACTTCTAGCAGATAGACCGGCAACGGCAGTTTTAATTCCAGGTGAAATTGCAAATTTAATCGTCACATTATTAGAAGAGAAAAATAAATTTATTCAAATTTTAGATAACAAAAATACAATACAAGAACTAATTTTTAATTCAGTTGAAGAAGGTATGATTGGTATTGATGAAAATGGCATCGTGAACTTTTTTAATAAAAGCGCCTCAAAAATGACTAATGTCTCTATAGAGGATGCCATAGGAGAGCATATTTATAATGTTATTTCTCAAAGTGAGTTACCAAGAGTATTCGATACAGGACAGACTGAGTTAAATAAAGAACTAATTCTTGAAAGCGGTACCAAAATAGTCACCTCAAGATATCCGATGATTAATGAGGAAGGACAAAAGATTGGTGCATTTGCTGTTTTTAAAGATATAACAGAAGTTGTCCAACTTGCAGAAGAAATCACCAATTTAACAGAAATACAAACGATGCTGGAAGCAATTATCCAGTCTAGCGATGATGCTATTTCCGTAGTAGATGAGGATGGAAAAGGGATACTTATTAATCCTGCATATTCGCGGATTACTGGATTGAAGGAAGAAGAAGTAATAGGGAAACCTGCGACAGCGGATATTTCTGAAGGAGAGAGTATACATTTAAAAGTTCTCCAAACACGCAAGCCTATTCGAGGAGTTAATATAAGAGTAGGTAAGGAGAAAAAAGATGTTATTGTGAACGTTGCTCCAATTGTTGTCAATGACCGACTTAAAGGTAGTGTAGGTGTTATACACGATATGACCGAAATGAGATCTCTCATGAAAGAGCTCGATCAAGCACGTACACTCATTCGAAACTTGGAGTTTAGCTTTTCATTTGAAGATATTGTCGGTAAATCTGAAATCATTCAATTTGCAGTCAATCAAGCAAAGCTTGCTGCAAGCGTTCCGGTAACCGTGCTTTTAAGGGGAGAAGTCGGTTCGGGTAAAGAATTGTTCGCACATGCAATTCATAGTGCCAGTAATAGAAAATTTAAGCAATTCATCCGAGTAAATTGTAGCTCTCAGGAAGAACACTTATTAGAGCGTGAATTATTTGGTTATGATGATGGTGAAGTTAGCTATCCTGGCCTTTTTGATGAAGCAAATATGGGTACCATTTTCTTAGACGAAGTCGGTGAGTTAACTATTAGAACACAAGCGAAGTTACTCCGTGTACTTAGAGAAAATGCAATTGTAAGAGTAGGTGGTACCACACCTATTCCAGTCGATGTCCGAATAATAGCAGCGAGTTATTTTAATCTGGAGAAGTTAATGCGTGAAAGTACATTTCGAGAGGACTTTTATTTTCAGTTAAGCCGTATGCCGATCCATGTACCATCTTTAAGAGAGAGAAAACAAGACCTACCAGATATTGCGGATCATTTACTTGTGAAATTAAATAAGGAATTCGGTCGAAATATCGAAGGATTTACAAAATCCGCAATGGAAAGCTTGTTGTTATATGATTGGCCAGGAAATATACGTGAGCTTGAAAATGTTATTAGTCGAGCAATGATTTTTCTGGAAGCGCAAGATCGAATAATAGAAGAACATCATTTACCTAAATCGATATTGTCTATTTCAGATGACGCACAGGATGAAGTACAGATAGGTACACTTGCAGAGCAAATGGATGTTATGGAGAAAAAAGTACTACTGAATGCTCTCCGAGTTTGTGGAGGAAATAAATCTCAAACTGCAAAAAAGCTGAATATTTCATTGCGTACTTTATATTACAAATTAGAAAAATATAATCTAGATTAA
- a CDS encoding Leu/Phe/Val dehydrogenase, which produces MEIFKYMETYDYEQLVFCQDKTSGLKAIIAIHDTTLGPALGGTRMWNYATEEEAIEDALRLAKGMTYKNAAAGLNLGGGKTVIIGDPLKDKNEEMFRAFGRFIQGLNGRYITAEDVGTTVADMDLIHEETNYVTGISEAFGSSGNPSPVTAYGVYVGMKAAAKEAFGSDSLAGKTVAVQGVGNVAYTLCEYLHNEGAKLIIADINQASVDRAVNAFGAVQVGVDEIYSQEADIFAPCALGAIINDSTIPQLKAKVIAGSANNQLKDTKHGDLIHEMGIAYAPDYVINSGGVINVADELYGYNHDRAMNRVAGIYDKIERIFEISKRDGIPTYVAADRLAEERIARVSKSRSQFLQNGKHIITGR; this is translated from the coding sequence ATGGAAATTTTCAAATATATGGAGACTTACGATTATGAGCAATTGGTATTTTGCCAAGACAAAACATCCGGATTAAAAGCGATTATCGCTATTCATGATACTACATTAGGACCTGCTCTTGGAGGTACTCGCATGTGGAACTACGCAACAGAAGAAGAAGCGATTGAAGATGCACTACGATTGGCAAAGGGAATGACTTATAAAAATGCAGCTGCGGGCTTAAACTTAGGTGGCGGAAAAACTGTTATTATTGGAGATCCATTGAAAGATAAAAATGAAGAAATGTTCCGTGCATTTGGTCGATTCATTCAAGGTTTAAACGGACGATATATTACTGCGGAAGATGTTGGTACAACAGTAGCAGATATGGATTTAATTCATGAAGAAACAAACTATGTGACTGGAATTTCTGAAGCGTTTGGTTCGTCAGGTAATCCTTCTCCAGTTACAGCTTATGGTGTGTATGTTGGAATGAAAGCTGCAGCAAAAGAAGCATTTGGTTCAGATTCATTAGCAGGAAAAACAGTTGCGGTACAAGGTGTAGGAAACGTAGCATACACTTTATGTGAGTATTTACACAATGAAGGTGCTAAACTAATTATAGCGGACATCAACCAAGCTTCGGTTGATCGTGCTGTAAATGCATTTGGAGCAGTTCAAGTTGGCGTGGATGAGATATATTCACAAGAAGCAGATATTTTTGCACCATGTGCACTTGGAGCAATTATTAACGATTCTACAATTCCACAGCTAAAAGCTAAAGTTATTGCAGGTTCTGCAAATAACCAATTAAAAGATACAAAGCACGGTGATTTGATCCACGAAATGGGAATTGCATATGCACCTGATTATGTTATCAACTCTGGTGGAGTGATCAATGTTGCAGATGAATTATATGGCTATAATCATGACCGTGCAATGAACCGAGTTGCAGGTATTTATGATAAAATCGAACGAATTTTTGAAATTTCTAAACGTGATGGTATTCCAACTTACGTTGCGGCTGACCGTTTAGCAGAAGAGCGTATTGCACGCGTAAGCAAATCACGTAGCCAATTCTTACAAAACGGAAAACATATCATCACAGGAAGATAA
- the lpdA gene encoding dihydrolipoyl dehydrogenase, whose protein sequence is MAKEYDVVIIGGGTGGYVAAIRSAQLGLKTAIVEKGNLGGTCLHKGCIPSKALLRSAEVYATTKNHAAEFGVNTSEVTLDFNRVQSRKESIVSQLHQGVQGLMKKGKIDVYEGTGRMLGPSIFSPSPGGTISVEMNSGDENEMLIPKNVVIATGSRPRTLPGLTIDGEYVMSSDEALAMTELPKSILIVGGGVIGIEWASMLNDFGVEVTVIEYADRIIPTEDKDISKEMQKLLSKKGVTFATSAKVLPETLQTADNQVTISAELNGETKTFTAEKMLVSVGRQANVEGIGIENTDIIVENGFIQVSETFQTKESHIYAIGDVIGGLQLAHVASHEGINAIEHIAGNHTLPIDYKLVSRCIYSSPEASSVGITEQQAKEQGFDVKIGKFSFKAIGKALVYGESDGFVKIVADKETNDILGVHMIGPHVTDMISEAGLAMVLDATPWEIAHTIHPHPTLSEVIGEAALAVDGKAIHM, encoded by the coding sequence TTGGCAAAAGAATATGATGTAGTCATTATTGGTGGCGGTACTGGTGGTTATGTAGCCGCTATTCGTTCAGCTCAATTAGGTTTGAAAACAGCAATTGTAGAAAAAGGAAATTTAGGTGGTACTTGCTTGCACAAAGGGTGTATACCAAGTAAAGCTTTACTCCGAAGTGCTGAAGTATACGCCACAACGAAAAATCATGCTGCAGAATTTGGTGTAAATACCTCAGAAGTTACGCTTGATTTTAATCGAGTTCAATCTAGAAAAGAATCGATTGTCAGCCAATTACATCAAGGTGTGCAAGGCTTGATGAAAAAAGGGAAAATTGATGTCTATGAGGGTACAGGAAGAATGCTAGGGCCATCTATTTTCTCACCTTCTCCAGGCGGAACTATCTCAGTGGAGATGAATAGCGGCGATGAAAATGAGATGCTTATCCCTAAAAATGTAGTAATCGCTACTGGCTCTAGACCGCGTACCCTACCAGGATTAACAATTGATGGGGAATATGTTATGAGCTCTGATGAAGCATTAGCTATGACAGAATTGCCGAAGTCAATTTTAATAGTTGGTGGAGGAGTAATTGGAATCGAGTGGGCTTCTATGTTAAATGATTTTGGTGTAGAAGTGACGGTTATCGAATATGCCGATCGTATTATTCCTACAGAAGATAAAGATATTTCAAAAGAAATGCAAAAACTTCTATCTAAAAAAGGGGTAACCTTTGCCACAAGTGCTAAGGTTCTTCCAGAGACACTTCAAACAGCGGATAATCAGGTGACTATTTCTGCTGAACTTAATGGAGAAACTAAAACTTTTACTGCTGAAAAAATGCTTGTATCAGTCGGACGTCAAGCAAATGTTGAGGGCATCGGAATTGAGAATACGGATATAATTGTTGAAAATGGATTTATCCAAGTATCTGAAACTTTTCAAACGAAAGAATCTCATATTTATGCGATTGGGGATGTAATTGGTGGGCTTCAGCTGGCCCATGTTGCAAGTCATGAAGGTATTAATGCAATTGAACATATTGCCGGCAACCACACATTACCTATCGACTATAAATTAGTTTCGCGTTGTATCTATTCTAGCCCAGAGGCTTCAAGTGTTGGTATTACAGAACAACAAGCAAAAGAACAAGGCTTTGATGTTAAAATAGGAAAATTCTCATTTAAAGCAATTGGGAAAGCACTAGTTTATGGGGAATCAGATGGTTTCGTTAAAATTGTTGCGGATAAAGAAACAAATGATATTTTAGGAGTTCATATGATTGGTCCACACGTGACGGATATGATATCTGAAGCTGGTCTTGCTATGGTTCTTGATGCAACACCATGGGAAATTGCACATACGATTCATCCACACCCAACGCTTAGCGAAGTAATTGGTGAAGCGGCATTAGCTGTTGACGGAAAAGCTATTCATATGTAA
- a CDS encoding thiamine pyrophosphate-dependent dehydrogenase E1 component subunit alpha yields MTTNRHEELGLTNEDVLKMFETMLMARRIDERMWLLNRAGKIPFVISCQGQEAAQVGAAYALDNTKDYIAPYYRDMGVVLHFGMTPRDLMLSAFAKAEDPNSGGRQMPGHFGQKKNRILTGSSPVTTQLPHAVGVALAAKIEKKDFITFVTLGEGSSNQGDFHEGLNFAGVHQLPCITMVENNKYAISVPFERQVASKNVADRAISYGMPGVTVDGKDPIEVYKVVKEAADRARNGGGPSLIEAVTYRLTAHSSDDDDRQYRTAEDIAEGKALDPLITFAKYLRDLDILSTDLEKEINDRVMKEVNEATDYAENAPYAAPEDALKHVYAEKDGGNA; encoded by the coding sequence ATGACAACAAATCGTCATGAAGAATTAGGTTTAACAAATGAAGATGTGCTAAAAATGTTTGAAACGATGTTAATGGCTCGTCGTATTGATGAACGTATGTGGTTATTAAACCGAGCAGGGAAAATTCCATTCGTTATTTCCTGCCAAGGTCAAGAAGCTGCACAAGTAGGCGCTGCGTATGCGCTTGATAATACAAAAGACTATATCGCACCATATTATCGTGATATGGGTGTAGTATTACACTTTGGTATGACACCTAGAGATTTAATGTTATCTGCTTTTGCAAAAGCAGAGGATCCAAACTCTGGTGGTCGTCAGATGCCAGGTCATTTTGGTCAAAAGAAAAATAGAATTTTAACTGGCTCATCACCAGTTACTACTCAATTACCACATGCGGTAGGCGTAGCATTAGCTGCTAAAATTGAGAAAAAAGATTTTATTACATTCGTAACTCTTGGAGAAGGCTCTTCGAACCAAGGAGACTTTCACGAAGGCTTGAACTTTGCAGGAGTACACCAATTACCTTGTATAACTATGGTTGAGAACAACAAATATGCAATTTCTGTCCCATTTGAACGCCAAGTGGCAAGTAAAAATGTAGCAGACCGTGCTATTAGTTATGGAATGCCTGGTGTTACAGTAGATGGTAAAGATCCTATTGAAGTGTATAAAGTAGTAAAAGAAGCAGCGGATCGTGCTCGTAATGGTGGAGGACCTAGCTTAATTGAAGCGGTAACATACCGTTTGACAGCCCATTCTTCAGATGATGATGACCGCCAATATCGTACAGCAGAAGATATAGCAGAAGGTAAAGCCCTAGACCCACTTATTACATTTGCTAAATATTTAAGAGATCTTGATATTTTATCAACGGATTTAGAAAAAGAAATAAACGACCGTGTGATGAAAGAAGTAAATGAAGCTACTGACTATGCAGAAAATGCGCCTTATGCTGCTCCCGAAGATGCATTGAAGCATGTATATGCTGAAAAAGATGGGGGGAATGCATAA